Proteins from a genomic interval of Rickettsia sp. Oklahoma-10:
- a CDS encoding S41 family peptidase codes for MLLRLIITLLFIINSICAFAEAEKEPENKISNQEAYKQFQNVFERIEKDYVQIPDRQKMIDEAINGMLNSLDPHSGYYTDEDLEDIFTFTKGEFGGIGVEIMYDSGVIKIISPIDDLPAFKAGLKGGDYIVGVNDELVSTLGPNKAIKEMRGTAGTKVKLLIIKEEEAKPQEVELTREIVKIKPIKAHLEKNNIAYIRIITFNESTISELKKAVKKLNTESKEGLKGIILDLRNNAGGILDQAIAVSDYFIDSGIIVTTKGRTVSSNSETKANEFSLKAPKVPMIVLINGNSASASEIVAGALQDHKRAIILGTKSFGKGSVQALTQINSRAAVKLTISKYYTPSGRSIQAEGIEPDIIIEPAKVEYPEVKKIDKRFSESSLKNYLKNDNAKNKDNAFKNKDSKKETKTKNNKQEENELSELYKKDYQFARAYDVITGLIINKKLETSNVKQEGKEQQE; via the coding sequence ATGTTATTACGTTTAATTATAACACTATTATTTATAATAAATTCTATTTGTGCATTTGCAGAAGCAGAAAAAGAACCTGAAAATAAAATATCGAATCAGGAAGCTTATAAGCAATTTCAAAACGTATTTGAACGTATAGAAAAGGATTACGTACAGATACCCGATAGGCAAAAAATGATAGATGAAGCAATTAACGGTATGTTAAATTCGCTTGATCCTCATTCAGGCTATTATACTGATGAGGATTTAGAAGATATTTTTACTTTTACAAAAGGTGAATTTGGCGGAATCGGTGTTGAAATAATGTATGATAGCGGAGTAATTAAGATTATATCTCCTATTGACGATTTGCCGGCTTTCAAAGCAGGACTGAAAGGTGGGGATTATATAGTAGGTGTGAATGACGAATTAGTCTCTACGCTTGGTCCTAATAAAGCTATAAAAGAAATGCGTGGTACAGCTGGTACTAAGGTTAAATTGTTGATAATTAAGGAAGAAGAGGCAAAGCCACAAGAAGTAGAACTTACTCGGGAAATAGTAAAAATCAAGCCGATAAAAGCACATTTAGAGAAGAATAATATTGCATATATACGTATAATTACTTTTAATGAGTCAACAATTTCTGAGTTGAAGAAAGCAGTAAAAAAGTTAAACACTGAAAGTAAAGAGGGTCTTAAAGGTATTATTCTTGATTTACGCAATAATGCTGGAGGTATACTCGATCAAGCTATTGCAGTTAGTGATTATTTTATTGATTCCGGTATAATTGTAACAACAAAAGGTAGAACTGTATCAAGTAATAGTGAAACTAAAGCAAATGAGTTTTCGTTAAAAGCTCCCAAAGTACCTATGATAGTGTTAATAAATGGTAATTCTGCCTCTGCCTCGGAAATAGTTGCTGGAGCTTTGCAAGATCATAAAAGAGCAATAATACTTGGTACTAAGTCTTTCGGTAAAGGATCAGTTCAGGCTCTAACGCAAATCAATTCTAGGGCTGCCGTAAAACTCACCATATCTAAATATTACACCCCAAGTGGTCGTTCTATTCAAGCAGAAGGAATAGAGCCTGATATTATAATTGAGCCAGCAAAAGTCGAATATCCTGAGGTGAAAAAAATAGATAAGCGTTTTTCAGAGAGTTCTTTAAAAAATTACCTAAAGAATGATAATGCAAAAAATAAAGATAATGCATTTAAAAACAAAGATAGTAAAAAAGAAACAAAAACCAAAAATAATAAACAAGAAGAGAATGAATTATCGGAATTATACAAAAAAGATTATCAATTTGCTCGTGCTTATGATGTGATTACAGGGTTAATTATTAATAAGAAGTTGGAAACAAGTAATGTTAAACAAGAAGGTAAGGAGCAGCAAGAGTAA